Within the Osmerus eperlanus chromosome 10, fOsmEpe2.1, whole genome shotgun sequence genome, the region GAAGTTGCGTATGGTGCAGTGAGGGAAAGGCTCGCAGGTCAGCTCCAGCCCGCCTGCGCGAAGACACGGCGGAGAAGACAGTTGATTTATTTACAACCACTTTATTCACTGTTCATAAGGGCCATTAAGCACAATGGCAGTATAATACATTTATTAAGGAGAAAGGTGTGAATGAGACGAGTATGCCGAGACGACACTACACTGTCTCACTGAGATGTAGTTCAATAGAATAGGCTATTTCAACAACAACTAATCTACAACAGATACCTTGTTTGGGGGATAATTAATAATTGGCTGTATAGCCAGCAAGCGTTTCATTGTGTGCGCAAGTTAGCTATGGAAACCATGTGATTGATGCTGTATAACACATGTACCTAGCCAGCTAAAAAGCTTGGCGATCTAGCAAGCTAACTGCAGACTAACCATGGCTGTACTGTGCTCGCTGTGCCCAAGCTTCCTTCACCGCCTTCTTCACTTCCTCGTTGTCAATAACGGAGGAAAGTtctgctgtctcctctcttttctttttcttctttctttcctctgaGTTGTTGCTGTCATTTTGGTGTCGCTTAGAATTCATCTTAGCCTAACAGTGTAGGTCGCAGACATATTGCGTCATAAATACGCAGCTGACTTCAGCGCTCACTTCTGTAGCACTGTTGTAATGTAAAAAATGAAGTTGTTATACATCAAGTCGGCGTTTTATTTAATGCGTCTTTTGACAAAGAAAAATTTGTTCCAGAATGTTGTTCGGTTCCACATTTTTTCATGTGGGGATGTTTTACAATTACCTGTTCCATTTCCGAAGACTGAATATAAATAAGTCTTCACTGTAAAATACCTTTTTCAAATGCATTTGATACTGCAGTGTTGAGCCATCAGTGAGTAGGCCTACTGTCAACGCACCACCATTCAACAAACCCCACACTTGTgacatttattttaaaaatgaACTTTTCCTTGAAAGGACCGCTTTATTAAAAATGCAAGACATCATCACAGGTTAAAACATAACATGAAACTCAATGCTgacgtttttttttatgtatttaatcAAATATTTCTCTTCTGAGAGAGTGTAAAATCAGACCCTCTGGGATAAACCAGACCCTCTGGGATAAACATTAATCAGACAAAATTTGCTGGAATTTTCAGCTctacacaaaacaaaaggtcaTCAAATAGTACTTTCATCCATCCACCATTAACTACCCCTGCAGGTTGTTCAGGAACGGCGAGAATTCAGAGGTCAGCTGCAGTAAATCCCGGCCAGTTCTGCTTCCCATCAACCCATCCCCCGTGCCCAGATACGGCTGCACTCACAGAGACAGCCCAGACTCTCCTCTTCTAGTTGTAAATAAAGTTGAACCTAAGAAAGTATAAAACTCATCAGTGATTTGTAAGATAGGACAATTTATCTGAATTAACGCAATCTCTAGTGTGCTTGCACGGGTATGTAACAGCtgtagccacgctccgtcacgACAAGGCTCGTTCGCCACTCACTGGGCTCGAACGCACAAcctccgacttgccaagcgTGACCACTActaactacgccaaagaaaagctagctcttcgttgacgcgggtggcctgttacatacccgaGGAGCGAGTTTCACGGTTCTAACACTGTTCTAGAACATACCTGCTCAGTAGCTGTGGTAGGCTGGATATGATTGGTCCATAGCCAGGGGCGTTGTCATAGAGCTCAAACAGGGGAGCAGCCACTAGCTTGTAATTCTTGGGGACAGCAAACAGGGCTAAAGAACAGAATAAAAGCAGCAAGTCAACTCAAGACCTTCCAGTCATGAGCACCAGCAGTCTACTAGACTGCTGGTGTGTTACAGCTTTCTGTGAAGTGGCCCTTACCTTTTTCCTGCAGCTGCACCAGAAACAGTTTCTTATGCTCCTTCGGTTTGGTAATGTGGGCTGGAATGTAGGGATACTGTAGTACAGAGTAAAATACATCAGtaacacatacaaaacataaCCAATAACAGAGACAAACCCTAATCATCATCATTAACACGTAACTAGAATGCGCCAGAAACAGCAGTATAGTTCTCCTTCCTGACATGGCTCAGAGTGGGGGTCTGCATACCTGAGGTGGCTCAAAGTTGGGACGCCACCAGTTGCCGATACAGTCATCGATCACCCAATCCTGCTTCACTCCATCCTGGCGGCCCaggatctgacacacacacagagaaaacaatAACCATGGTAAACCATAACCTTACCAGATCCTTaaaacaaggagaaagggccCCTAGACATATGGGTACCTCTGTCATGAGGCGTTTCAGCCCCTCTACTTCATCCTCCCCTGGGCTTAACTCTCCACCAGGCCTGTAGATAGAGAAACGTGTAGCTAAGCAACAGAGAAGCACATCATGCAACAACAGAGTTCATGTAGCCAGTACTGCGTAATTGTGGACATTACTCACAGTTTGAAGAACGTTGTTCCCAGCTGCAGGAGCAGCACATGCGGTAGCCGGTGTTCGTGGACAATAAGCACACCCTCCACCGTTCTTCGCATCCCCATCTTGTCGAACTCCTCCCGCATCCTCTGGAAGCGTGCGGCCACCGAGCTATCCTTCTCATACAGAGGCTCCTTGGTACCAAATGTGTAGTTGGTGAGGGGGTATCTACGAGAACCCAGGAGTAAGCACATTATACAAGGTTTCCAATTggtgctagcttgctagcttacAAGCTAATGCTGTTACAAACAAACATAACTTTGGAAAAACAAAAACCACAACAGGACTTTGCCTTCCTACTTACAGATTTATAGTTCGTTCCAGAGTGAGTGGTTTTGCAGGCGCGCTCATGTATTTGTTACCAAATTGAACTGACCCACCACGGGGCCAACCGGTGGACGAACGGTTGGGAGGCACGACAGACATGACTCCAAAGCAACTAAGCACAATTCACCTGTAGATTACCCTCTGGTAACAATGAAAACGGAATAATTATTAGATATAATAACAAAGAAAATGGAAGGGGACATGCACAAATCGCCTCCTCGCTCCCTTTTTTCCCTTTTCCGTGCAATTGAAATGTCAATCATTATTGCATTAGCGCCACCTACCGTTCTGGAGAGTAACGTATGTACTGCACCCTCGAATAGGTGGTTTCATTTCATATATCGTAAAACTTTTCATGTCTCGCATACAAATGACCGAGAAGTCGATATCAGTTAGGGttatttggttaataatctcCATTTCATAGGAACAGCAAGCAGTAACCACACTGTATATTCAAAGCAGCATAGCTCACAATCACAGAAGGTCTTTGTTTTTGGCCTACAGTGTATATACTCATCATCTCCAACAATAAAACACAACCAGGATATGAATCGTGCTCAGTGTATCTCACACAGCCCAGCGTGTCAGAGCTGGTATATCTTGGCTGTTGTGTCGCTCAGTTATTCCGATTAGAGTAATCCTGAGGATGGAGCCAGACTTGCTAATGGAAATGCAGTATCCGTACTGGCACATCTCCCGCATTGCGCCAAGCGTCATCATGGCCTTCTGCTTCCTACTGGGCATCCCTGGAAACCTggcagtggtggtggtggtggtaagaAATATGGAGCGTGGGAACTTTACTCTGCGTCTGATGCTGAACTTGGCTTTTTGTGACCTGCTGGTCTTGCTCTGCCTGCCTCTTGTCATCTATAACCTGCAGACGAACTGGGAACTGGGCCCCGAACTTTGCAAGACACTCTTCCTCCTACTACATGGTGGTCTGAACGCCAGCGTGCTGACCATCACCCTACTGAGCGTGCAGCGCTACATCCAAGTACTGTACCCTCAGAACTGGGCACGGCTGGGTCGCCTTGGGGAGGAGGCCCTGCTGTTATTCTTGTGGGGGCTTGCAGGACTCATAGCCTTCCCCTCCATCTTTGTGAAAAAAGTCAGTACCTCGGGCCACCTTGGTTCCTGCGCCTCATGCTACCCAAGCAAGGATGTGGAGATGAGCGTGCTGCTGTTCCAGACCGTGGTGGGCTTCCTGATGCCCTGCTGCATCCTGGGAACCTCCTACTTCTTCCTCCATCGCAGGGTGAGTCTGGCCTCCCAGTTGCGACAGCAGCGCCTCACCAAGCTAGTCAGCAGCATCATGGTGTCCTTCTTCTCCTGCTGGGCTCCTCTGCACCTGTTCAACTTGCTGGCGGTGGTCAATGTGGTCTTGGAGAACAAGGAGTTGGAACGGGTGTGTGAGATTGCCTGGGACTTCCTCATCGCCTGCTCCACATTCAACAGCTGCCTGAATCCTTTCCTCTATGCCTTTGCTTCCTCTGGCTTCCGCAGGGACCATCCTCAGCCCACCAGCACATAGCAGCTGTCTGACTGTCATCGATTTTGTTCACAGGGGCAGCTACAAACATAGTGTCTGATGCTGAATTGACCTTTCGctcaaaataaaaatatttcaaTAGAAATTATGGTATGGAGGGAATTATGTCCACATATGAGTTGtttgaaattaaaataaaaaataactgtCATATTAAAACTTTAATGTGCATAAACTGcttttttcataaaaacaaaagGTTGAGTAAACACAACATAGAATGTAGCAGCCTGAGAGTAGGAGAACTGTAACTAGCTGATGAAGGCTCAGTTCACTGCTGTGTAGCCTTGGCAACGTCTGTCTGCTTGGCAGGAAGAAGGTACTTGACAGCCCAGTCTAACAAGCTGTCTGGAACTCTAGaaaacaaaccaacacacatacagatcttAGCAACAATTATATACATATTCACTCTTTTTCTTTAGCAAGCACACAGATACTCACAAAAATGTTCCCACTTACTTAAGTTGGTAGAGATCCTGGCGGAGCTTATCTGATGGCTGGTAGGAGTACAAGAACAAAGTGCCATCACTGTGAACCTGAGATGGGATAAAGGGATATTATCTTGGTCATTCCATCAACTGGACTATGAATGTACATTCCTGCAGCCCGTCAACCTTACGTTAGTGTTTCTATCCTCTGGTCCTGCTGATGGCTTAcagccaggcccctcccccctgcttctGGGAACCAATAGAGACTCAAACAGCCAGGAGGGTGGGCTGAGGACCTGCTGCTCCGCCTCTTCCTCCAGAAGAGCAGCTGAGAGGAGCTCATTCGTGTTCTTCCTGTGCCTCCTTTTTACCCACCCCACTCCTTCCTGCTCAAAGGGATGGGGCTGGAGTGGAGGGTCGGGGGCTTGGATGCAGGGAGAGTGGCAAGAGGGGGCTAGGTTGTATGAGGGGCAAGGTCTCTGGTATGGAGGAAGTGAACGATCCTCTGATTTCTGGCTGACCCCTGACTTCTGGGAGGGCACCTGGGTGCTGGTTGCCATGGGGACGGGTGCTGGCGGGGCCAAAGGGGGTTCAAGCAGAGACAGACTCTCCTCTAGGGGCTCTGAGGTCATAGATACTGAGAAAGAACCAATGAGAGTTAGGTTACATATCAAGCTTTCTGCATCACAACTACATTTTTCTATTCtactttggttgtgtgtgtgtgttttgaagagGTTTAGGAACATACAatcagatgaggaggaggttcTGAGCATCTCTTCAGCAGGAGCAAACATATCCCACGGGTTGTCCCTGATGTCTTTCCGTACGGCTtgagccccctcccctccaagaCACTCACTAGAATGAGTGGTCCCATGGACAGGAAGTGTAATCTCAGGACCAGGAAGTATGATCTCATAACCTGGAAGTGTGACCTCATGGCCAGAGTCTATTCTCTCAAGAAGGGCTGGCATGTCTGCCAGCCTGTTACACTGATTTGTGATTGGTTGAACAGTCTCTCCATGCCGGGAAGCATTCAAGTCAACGTCTTCAGAAGGCGGGACTAGTCCACTCTGGGTACAACTGCCCTCATCTGAGAACGACACACATAGGCACAAAAAAAAAGCaggtgcaggtgtgagtgtgtatagtgTACATttgttctagtgtgtgtgttctaaattGTGAGTGAGCAGGTGTTACCTGAGTGATGCAGCTCCTGTGGGATGAGAAGATGTGAAACTGGGACACAGAACACTTCTTccccctgcaacacacacttgctcagcacacacatatatacatgcaaatatataatatatgcaaacatatgtttttttatttttatagttTAGTAACAACCACAAAGGTATGGGCATACAAGGTACCACCTAGTTTAGGGCAGTAATACAGAAATATGTCAATATGTCCCCTGAGTCCTCTACTCCTGTTTGGTCAGCTCAGGTGTATTTTATAATAGCTCCCCCAGCCACGTGAATGAGCTAAGAGAGTAATCCCAGGCTGTTACTCTAGCACACTAGTGGTGTAGCTCCAGACCCACCTGGTatgtcagcctgtctgcagCCCAGCCAGAGGGGCTGGACCGCGCCTTCAGCAGCTGCCCCACCTCCTGTAGGAGCTGCTCCCTACGCTCGTCCTTCCACTCCCCCAGCAGCTCCGA harbors:
- the nudt21 gene encoding cleavage and polyadenylation specificity factor subunit 5 — translated: MSVVPPNRSSTGWPRGGSVQFGNKYMSAPAKPLTLERTINLYPLTNYTFGTKEPLYEKDSSVAARFQRMREEFDKMGMRRTVEGVLIVHEHRLPHVLLLQLGTTFFKLPGGELSPGEDEVEGLKRLMTEILGRQDGVKQDWVIDDCIGNWWRPNFEPPQYPYIPAHITKPKEHKKLFLVQLQEKALFAVPKNYKLVAAPLFELYDNAPGYGPIISSLPQLLSRFNFIYN
- the LOC134028312 gene encoding type-2 angiotensin II receptor-like, which gives rise to MEPDLLMEMQYPYWHISRIAPSVIMAFCFLLGIPGNLAVVVVVVRNMERGNFTLRLMLNLAFCDLLVLLCLPLVIYNLQTNWELGPELCKTLFLLLHGGLNASVLTITLLSVQRYIQVLYPQNWARLGRLGEEALLLFLWGLAGLIAFPSIFVKKVSTSGHLGSCASCYPSKDVEMSVLLFQTVVGFLMPCCILGTSYFFLHRRVSLASQLRQQRLTKLVSSIMVSFFSCWAPLHLFNLLAVVNVVLENKELERVCEIAWDFLIACSTFNSCLNPFLYAFASSGFRRDHPQPTST
- the acd gene encoding adrenocortical dysplasia protein homolog: MSRGRRAQLAPWIEQTILNYGTKENGRLWAHVVGVGQMTESQAQDVAGPTMVLFLSDGVVQIPALLRQQAWDTLQEQEERECLSSLSNCTVCVVSYSLQFHMAHVKTKCRFFLWIDELITTAYGAPKDSPPCCTTLPSVQQQIYDTWRSLSNQDSVHTQNVFSLSELLGEWKDERREQLLQEVGQLLKARSSPSGWAADRLTYQGEEVFCVPVSHLLIPQELHHSDEGSCTQSGLVPPSEDVDLNASRHGETVQPITNQCNRLADMPALLERIDSGHEVTLPGYEIILPGPEITLPVHGTTHSSECLGGEGAQAVRKDIRDNPWDMFAPAEEMLRTSSSSDLSMTSEPLEESLSLLEPPLAPPAPVPMATSTQVPSQKSGVSQKSEDRSLPPYQRPCPSYNLAPSCHSPCIQAPDPPLQPHPFEQEGVGWVKRRHRKNTNELLSAALLEEEAEQQVLSPPSWLFESLLVPRSRGEGPGCKPSAGPEDRNTNVHSDGTLFLYSYQPSDKLRQDLYQLKVPDSLLDWAVKYLLPAKQTDVAKATQQ